The Candidatus Effluviviaceae Genus V sp. region CGAGCAGTCGTTCGACCTCGTGATACGGGAGGACGTCAGGCAGTTTCTTCAGGGGACGTTCCGGTGACACGTTGACCGTGGGGTCTTTCCGGACGTCGCCGTTCGCGACGAGGAAGCGATGAAGACCCCGGACCGACGATAGCGTTCTGGCCACCGTTCTCTCCGACACACCCCCCGCACGGCGGGAGCGGAGGAACTGCTCGACGTCTCGTTCGCGGACGTCGGCCGGTCCCGGGATACCCTGCTCCTCGAGGAACCGGACGTAGAACGCGAGGTCGCTCCGGTAGGATGTGACGGTGTTCCGGGAGAGGCCGCGCTCGGCCGTCAGATGGGCGAGATAGTCGTCTACCGCCTCGTCGAGCGCGGTCGGCGTACTGGAGGCAGCCTCAGTCACCGGTGTCTCCCGTGTCGTCCAGAAGGAAGCGGATCCGGCGCCGCGTCGTCGACGGATCGGCGCCGAGTCCGAGATCGTACTGACCGGTCTCGATGGCGATGAGGCGGCGCTTCATGTCCGGCCCTCCGCAGGAGTATCCGCCGAGTTCGCCGTCGCTCTGGACGACCCGGTGACACGGGATGACGATCGGGAGCCTGTTTTTCGAGAGCGCCTGACCGACGGCCTGCATGGCGCGCGGGGCCCCGATGGCCTGAGCGATCGACTTGTAGGTCCTCAGAGAGCCGTAGGGGATCGAACGTGTGGCCTGCAGCACGTCCCGGGAAAACGGCGAGAGACCGTCCAGGTCGAGCTGGAGCGAGAACTCGGTCGGGTCCCCTGCGAGATAGGCGCGGATGGCGTCCGCCACGAAGCGGAGCCCGATGCGGTCCTCGACGACGAGCCGGCTCTGTCCGGATGCGATGCCGCCGAGCTCCTCCCTGGGATCGAGATCCTGCGAGAAGACCACGTGGCGGAGCCCCGCCTCGCTCCGTATGACCAGGAACGTCCCGAGATCGGTCTCGAACGTGGCGTACCTGAGAAGCGCCTTGCCGGCGTCCCCCCCGCCGCGCTCCGTGACGATCGGAACGTCGCGTTCAGTCCGAGAGCGCTTCCTTGATCCTCTCCGCTGTTCGTCTGCCAATCCCGGGTACCTCCATGAGGGCCTCGACCGAGCTTCCGGCGACCGCCGCCGGGGAGCCGAAGTGCTTGAGCAGTGCCTCCTTGCGTTCGGGACCGACCCCCGCGATGGCGTCGAGGGCCGAGCGGCGGGTCTCCCGGTCGCGGAGCGTTCTGTGGTACGTCACGCTGAAGCGATGGACCTCGTCACGGGCCCGGATGAGAAGGCGCCGGGCCAGTGGGTGGTCGTCGAGTGAGAGCGGCGTGCTGCGGCCCGGTACGAAGACCTCCTCCTCCCGCTTCGCGATGGCGGCCAGCGCGATGCCGCGTTCGCCCGCCCTGCTCACGGCGGCCCGCGCGGACGACAGCTGCCCCTTACCTCCGTCGATCAGCATGAGGTCGGGGCGCTCGACGTCACCCTTGCGCGCCCGGCGAAGGTGTCGACCGACGACCTCCCGGATCATAGCATAATCGTCGCTCCCCTTCACCGAGTTGATGCGGTACCGGCGGTAGAGGGAGCGGTCCGGCCTGCCGTCGCGGAACGTCACGACGGTCCCGACGGCGAGTGCGCCCGAGACGTTCGAGATGTCGACGGCCG contains the following coding sequences:
- a CDS encoding methylated-DNA--[protein]-cysteine S-methyltransferase, with the translated sequence MADEQRRGSRKRSRTERDVPIVTERGGGDAGKALLRYATFETDLGTFLVIRSEAGLRHVVFSQDLDPREELGGIASGQSRLVVEDRIGLRFVADAIRAYLAGDPTEFSLQLDLDGLSPFSRDVLQATRSIPYGSLRTYKSIAQAIGAPRAMQAVGQALSKNRLPIVIPCHRVVQSDGELGGYSCGGPDMKRRLIAIETGQYDLGLGADPSTTRRRIRFLLDDTGDTGD